In the genome of Fundulus heteroclitus isolate FHET01 unplaced genomic scaffold, MU-UCD_Fhet_4.1 scaffold_38, whole genome shotgun sequence, the window CTTTTCTGCTGCTCCACCAGTTGCGCATCAACCTGTCAACGAGCCGTGAAGAGAAATTATGTGTTGAGTCCAAGCTCAGTCTGCAATTACATTAGAAATTTAGAGGATGGAGAGACATAATTCTAATAATTTAAGTTCTTCTTCTCCATACCCCTTTTTTATACATATTCACTAATTAAGGTGATGCATTTGCGTTAAAAAACTTCTGGATCTGTATTTACATCACATGATTCTAACCAAATATAATAGGGTGGACCTATTTACACTGAGGAATATGTAATTATAACTTTGCTTTGGTGGACTGTTCGAAATAGAATGAACAAATAGATATTAAAAAGCTGGATTTGTGTATATTTTGACCTTTGCTTAGCCTTGGaatattttttctgaaaaagaaaatctttttgttATCAAGCTCTGGTTtggtttttctttaaacatatcTTATcaagtaaaatattatttttacaatAGTACCAGTAAACAATTTCACTTGATTCTGGTTAATTTCCTATTAAGTCTTACATTTGGATGCCGATTGTCTCAGTATGTCACAGAGTGTTGAGAGACTCTATACCTTCTGTTTAAGgtcaatatattttttaggaGTTGATGAATAAAGGCTTTTAGCCCTTCTTGTTCAATAAGTTTTACCTTGGACAGTTTCCCTTGTGAATGTTGAAACTGTTAAATGTgtccattatttttttccttacatGAATTTTGTACatgaaagacagaaaatgtgaatgacGCTGACAAACTGTAAGAGCTGATGGACTCACGGCAGCAGCGCCTCCTGAATGTTCCCCCACAGCTGTTTCCCAGCCATGACGATGACCAGCTGCGTGGTCAGCTCTATCAGACAGCCACCAGGATCACACTAGGACAAGGAGCATCTTTATTCCATACGAAACCAAGAAGGCACTTGATGAGAAGCTCCGCAGTGAGCCAAGAGACTCACCTCTTCGTTCCTCAGTTTGGTCATATTTCCGAACATGTAGGAGTACTTGCCAGGATAACCCACAAATTTCCCCTTGAAGAAGGCCACGTAGAAGCAGGACGAGTAGTAGTTGACAAACTGGAACAGAAACATCTTTATCGTCAAGCGGTTCTCATACTCCAGGTGAGTTTTGGGGATTTCTGCGGAGAAGCAAATGACAAACTcagcaaaaactaaaataaaaataggtcTGCCATGATGAATTCTGCGTGAAACTGGTTTAATCTCTTTACCCATATCAGTGATCCAGATGGCCACTCTTTCGTATAAGAAGTTCAGGATCATGATGATGACAAAATTGATGCAGGAAGCGGTGACAGATGTCGCGAGCTGCGGCGTGATGAATCGCCCCACCAGCTGGATCTTCCTCATTGGATCCTTAATGATGCTTGCAAAGGCGGCATATACAGCCAGCCTGTAGGCTATCACCCCAATGATACAGGCCACAATCAAAGAAACCTACGACGAGCAACAAGCATCGTGTAAAAAAGCTGAGGGGATGTGGCAACCTGGACTGGATGGggatggggatttttttttttacttacccAGAGTATGACAGTGGTTCCAGAGAAAATGAAACGTGCACACTTGCTCGTGACAGGAAGATATGGCTccatttcctaaaaaaaaattgataattttagcacatttccctctgagtatttttttgttgaaaatacaTCTAAACAATGTCTTGGCTAAAAAGATGTTTGGGTGTATCACATTTCCCCCCTATTGATGTCATTATTGCAAtgtttcaacaacaaaaacttaTTTAAATACGTTTTTAACACCACATACAGCTGTTTTTGAGTTTCAGTTTATGCATTTTGGCTTTTCTGCACGATTTACACACTTTGTTTTGCAAATCAGACACATTTTTAAGTTTAGGTGGTGGTCTAAACACCCTAGCTCTTGAGACATATATACATCTAATCACATCTATGCATAGACATATTATGGACTCATTTCTAAATGTTGcgtttaaatgttgttgtttttctcttaatGCCTGTCAATATTGGATAAAATAAGTCTACATTTAGACTtcaagtaaacatttaaaactaacataaaaaaatgtgttaaatttaaaCCAAATATCCACCAAATTTAGCCTAGTCGTCCACAAATCATTTAGAGTTCAGACATTTTCTTATCAAAATaatactgtaattttttttaaattatgccattatatttatgtttgcaaaaagcaggctgatttatttatttgttgtgctTGAGGTTGAGGTATAAAACACCTGAGTGATCTTGTTCTTTCTCCGGTTTGTGCATTTGATCTCAAACTCCGGGCGGAtttgaagctgctgctgctcctcctcaaaaTCCACCAGATCCCATTCGTACTCGAGCCGGGCCTGACGCCGCTTCCAGAACTCCAAGAACAGAGTTACTGTCCAAGCATTTCAAATGAAAACACATCGTtagtaaaatatgaaaaaaaagaaaaggcaaaattAGTCTGTATGtacatttgtgtatttttattctgctgtaGTTTTAGGCCACtgtaaaaatatagaaattgTGTTGGATTTCAGCCGACACGAGGTCCTTGGCGATCTGTCCTGCTGCTGATAGTTAACATCATAATTGTCCTGGCATGCTTTGCTGGAGCAGTTTAGTTAAAGGGTAATCCTTTAGTGAGAAGAGGCTCAAACTGGGGGGTAATTTGATTGGATTTCCTGACACTCACCCCAAATCCCCATAAATATGGCGAAGAATACTGTTCCCTCATTGTCAAACAGATGGGATTGCTGGAAGACAGAATGATAAAAATTATCCATAGAGAAGCAGAGATGTTTGGCACAATTACTGAGACATACTGGCTACTCAGCAGGTCATTGGTGATCTGACCAAGACACTGTTTGCTGTTCTCAATCTAATCCTAGTTTTTAAACTCATTTGATAAGACATTGTTTATTGGCAAAGTCAATTacagcaacagaaaaacattaagcAGCTTAACTTGAGCTGATGATAGCCTAAAGACAACATATCAAATCTTCAGCTTCAGCCATGCAACAATTTCTCTTTGACAAATATGTTCCACTTTCAAAATGATGTCTTCacacctttttctgttttaaatcagACAATTTCCAAACTTCTTCAttggagatgttttattttatttatccagtTTGATTCATGGGTAAATTTAGACAATATTGATCAGCTGAAtattatatttgtatttaacacaatattaaaaactataaacagtttttcctTTGCCTATGTGTTTGAATACGACAAAGAAAAAGGATTACCCAGGACGAGAGACATGTGGAGTTGAGCGTCCAGAAAGGACACTTTTTGTCACAGAGAGGGCACATTACTATGCTGCCGCCGATGTTTTGATCGCAGATTTCTTTGCTAAACacagaaagataaaacattGTAGCCTctgtacatatatataaaagtaaaattggctgactaaacaatttaaatcaatGCTGTGTGCTGCAAAACCTCACATGGGGATACTTGCTAGTTAAACTGAAGCCATGCATAAACATTTATTGTAGAAGGTTAACGGGATATGAAATAACATTACTGACCCACACTGAGTGATGGCATGAATGTTACCAAATATCAATGATGTTGAAGCAGGGCTCTGCAAATactaacatttttctttcagtctCAAATTTGGCTCTAgcttacaacaaaaaaaaaaaaacaatgcaaatgacAACAAAACAGTTTTAGCAGCATTATTTCTAACATTCCAGTTTGCAAATACACTATTACTTTGTTTCTGAAGTAGAACAAATTCAAAGATTTTGAAAAGCTGGTCAACAATCACCTGAAACAATTGTGATTTTGATACGGACCAAAATAACAGTGAAGGTGATTCAGGtgaaaaggtaaaacaaatgACCACATATCTTCTGTTCCCAagttatttacttgttatttaCTAAAACATCATAAAGGTAAGTAGAGATGCAATACAAAATATAAGAGGAGTGTGGAGAAAAGAcccataaagaaaaaacaatccaaCCACGCATTGACTAAGCAGTGATGGAAACCTGTAGATCTAAAACATTGATCCAAAATCAACTGTTGtaaaatctatctatctgtctatatCCGTAAAGGGTCATAGggtggctggtgcctatctccagcagtcactaggcaagaggcagggtacatcttggacaggtcaccagttcatcacagagacacacagaacaaacaaccatgcatacACTCACGCCTAAGAGCAACTTATAGTCACCTTCCTGCTGCAAGCTAACAGCgctaccaactgtgccaccATGCATCCAGAGATCTAATGCAACAagctttttataaataaaaagcacacaTGCAGTGCGGCTAAATAGTCTGTTTTCCATTGCATCAAGGAaggttaataaataaaaactgtttaataaatGCAATCTCACATacatataaaagaaaacataaaactgaaaaatgtttatgCTCACTGTCAGAATCAAGACCTTATATTGAGTAATCTGTGTTATATTTGTTTCAAGGGATCTAGGGCCAATAGTTTTGAGAAACAAAACATGTATAAAGGATGATCCAGAGTTTCTAATGCCGAAGAATGTGATAAAAACTTAAGCTCCCTTTATGAAAGTACTTTTTGGTCACTTGACACATTTACGTAAGAACCGCTCTATTGCTGTCGATTGGTGAGATTAATGACCGgtgttttaaagtaattttctatattttacttACCGTCTAGCATCACAAAGCTACATATCTTCAATTAAAAACACCCATCATCAGCAAAGCATCCTAGTTATTTTGACTTATCGTTAAGTTTAATCAATTgtcttatttaaataaataaaacactgttCCAAATGAGGGTTCGACCTTAACCAGTGCAACTAAAAATTATTTGGAGATATTTTTACATCTTAAAGATCAAAAATACCCAGAGAGATAAACTCATATGCAATAGTTTAGTACAAAGATGTGAAAAAAGGTTGTTTACAGATACACCATGGATAATGAGAGGCATTCTGTATAAAGTCAGGGGAGCAAATTGGCAAAGgggcagtttttttccccagaggCAGACAGATATAAACCACGTTCTGTCTGCTCTTCCATGAGAGTATTTACCTTGATTTGTTGTCTCCATAGCTGAGCAATCCATAGATGAAGCATATAACACCCATGACAGCTGCCAAGAACAGCATCTCAGTGTAGAAGCCCAGCCACGCAAAGTAGATCCCGATCTTTTCTCCATAATACTTCCTGCAAGAAACAAGGAAATATATACGTATATACATAAAAAGTATACATATGTAAAATCAGGTGTGAATGTTGTAAAAATTGCTGCCTGGTTACCTGATGAGGTTCAAAGGCTGTTCTttgtaaaagcagagaaacccCGCCCAGTGACTGTACAGGTTGAAGCGCTCACTCTcacactttgtattttttttccagtatcgACACTGCAAACCAGATGCACATCAAAACTTAACTCTAATGATCTTCTGTTAAAATAATGAGAGAACCTTTACACTGCATTCATAaacccaatgttttttttttttccctggttTGCTGCTATGTGCAATAGATCAAACATAACAACACTTGCATTGAGTTGAGGTGTAACATAGCTGTACACATTCTTAAATTAGTATTCATCTTATTCttctgatcatttttatttataattgaaTCTAAAGAATCAGATTAAGTTACATTAAATCGGACTGAATGTAAATGAAGTTCAGCAGTCCAAGCTGGATATTTCTGACTTCTCAGGAAGGACCAAAAGGACTGCATATTCTTAAAATCTTATAGGAGAACGTGTCATGGTCTGATAAAACTAAACTAGATGATTTGAGTCACAATTTctcaaaataaatttattttgaggaaaaacaacaaagagcaCCTTGACCACAATGAAACACAGCAGTGGCCGCTTTGTGAATCTGGGGTTACTTTCTTCAGATGTAACAGGAGTTTTTGTTAAGATGGAtgagaatttgaacaatttCAAATAACCATCAGTCTTGAGCCAAAACCTTCAGGTGTCTGCTACAACGCTGAAGATGAGGTGAGGTTTTGTTTTACAGCTTCACAGTTAGTCTGAGCTTCCATCAAAATCAATCGAGATTCACTTCATTAAAGGGAAATTCAACTTTTGGAATGGAATACCAGAAAAACATCTGAaagaaaacaacccagaaaaTAACTGTTCAGCATCTGGAAGCTGCTGCCTTACGTCATGAAGGGGGAAGGCTGCGGTGTAGGTGCCATTGCTGAGTAATCGCTTGATGCCCGTCTTCTCTCTTTCCATCCGACCCTCACTGTAGTACGGAACACGAGCCAGGATATAAAACACCTCATCGCAAGGAAGATATTTTAAGAAAGGTTAGACATTTTCACAACATGCTTAAACACACAGACATCCCCACCCAATCTCCCAGCGTTAACAATCAGATCACCAAAAATCAACAGGATTCTTATATATTTACAATTCTGTTCCTGGTGGATGGAGGGAAGAAAGTCTCTTTGTCGTTGATGAGGAAGAAGTCCACCTTATTCTTGTCGAAGGGGTAGGTGAAGTAGTCCGTCTGCGGGTGCATGATGTGGTCAGGCAGGCGGAAAGGGCAGGACAGCCAGTTCAGATGGACGTCCTGACCGTGCTGCATGTCGCTCTCTTTGAAGGGAACTTTGATGTTCAGGACATCAGCGTAGGTGGCGAGCACATCCCATGGAGCGTGGATCTTTAAGAAGTATGTCTTTTGGTCTTTGGACTCCTAATAGGGGGATAATTTCAACAGCAAAAAACGTGACAGAGGAAAATCTGTAATTTACACACCAAAGCTGATATGTGCCAGACACAGAACAATCCCTTTAAGATGAGGTTCAGTTTACGTTCATGCGCTACAGAGAACATGCACTAGGTGGCGCTGGTACTCCACAGTTGGGACTCCTTACCGACTTGTCCTCTGTCTCCAGCTCCAGACCAGTTTTTTCAAGGTTGGCCTCAAACGCTTTCCTCCTTTCCTGAGATTAAACATAAACatcaatcttatttttagtATCTTCAGAAACTAAAAAGCAGGTTCATTAATAACGTCCACTGCAAGtaagtctattttttttgtcaaagtgcaaatgtagtttttttactaaatatatGTTATCCTGAAAGAAAGGCTGACTAACATATCTGACAGAACGgattaaataaatcataaagcAAACCTGAGTtgcacatttaaatatatatacacctGTAGTTGTAAAAGTTTTTACCCCACTCCATGTTAAACGGGTTCTCACTGActgtttctctgtttaaaatatttttaaaataatatccaaGCCTTCAATCATAATCTAATGTGAAATTTCCAGAGGTGGGTAATAACTAGTAGTGTTGCGCCATTTTTTGTTCCCGATactgatacccgatacctggctgtgcagtattggccgataccgataccatctgtttgaaactgatgcgtgtgtatatatgaagaactgcatactacttagggtagtataactttttattgcctacctggaatgggtgactaTAGTTGAATAaccttttggctctcaaaggccaaaatagtgcaacattcgtgaaattataacatgtataatagtagtgcaacagtaagacagtaaaattacattaataattgaataatctctttatTATATTACAATATGTAATGTTagcagtagttttactgcactctactttttacttttattattagtcaagtatcgctactcttacttgagtaagatttctggctactctaccaaCAGCCAGTAACTTCATGAATGAAGAACATAcctgttttaacaaaaaatttacctgctgagctcattgagccatttggaaaTCAAATGAATGTACAGCAAAAAGTAGAAATTGCACTGTTCTACACACTGTACATACATTAACTGCAGTAAGTATTGATTTCAACTTTAATCCTCAAACAATGAGTTAGAAAAGGTTCTTCTGCCTGAAATTAGTTTGCAGTTATcttattctttgtatattttaatttttttgtctttaaaataccaggatatgcacataaccttatatttttaaataaataaatattaaatcatcagctgttttGATCagttactcttacttgagtaatttcttggctgaaaAGTTTTGACAATGATCACACAATGTGAGGTCAGGTTCTGACCATAATTTTACTCTTTTGAagcaaaatatgacaaaatacccAATATATCAACAACAGACTTATAAAACAAtcctaattaaaaatatacctgGTCTTTATACACACCTATGTTGAAAAACGTGTGCACTTCATTgacatttttctctgtttcacACCTAAAGGGGTCTAGTTgtgtattttgaccataaacagaaaacatctTCAAATATAACAATATACGCCTCGCGTTCGTCCCaatagtgtttacttagtcGTTTTTGAGACTAAAAGGAACTTTGCCAAAGTGtaatcagcagacataaacattgttgtgccatctgaCAGCAGTACTGCGGAGCTATCAAAAAGCAAAATGGGAACCAATTACGCAACTACTGTAAGAGCCGGTAGACCGAACTGTAAAGTGACAGCTTGGCATGGTCTAAGACCGACCCGATCTACAGGGTTAGTGTTACTCTTCATTTCACTCCTCCGCTGGCCATTGCTGATTTGCACGGCTccatcacagacatatatacgtagacgcctcattgaGCACTAACTCAACATTGCTGCCATATTGGAGGCGGCATAGTGGAGCGAGATGCTTTATTCATGTTGTGCACGGATTTGTACCAACCAATTCAGAGAACAAACCAGATCTACTTGCATTACCTTTCATGGGTAAGAATAAACATCATACCCATGATTGTATTTATGCATTATAAAGTCATTATAACgttgtatatataatatatgtctgtgggctcaattttttttccttgtttactcattgcacGCATGCGCAATATCATACCATGGTCACATGGTCTTTTTATGGTaaatcatcttcctgctctcgGTGAAGGTGGACACCtttccttctctcctctcctttgCACTCTTCCTCCTCGTATCTGCCCTGCTTCTGCTTCTATCAATCTTTTTGGAGCCTTTTTTTAcaactgaaaagtgttttttaaataaacttgccttgcctaaataCACATGAAAAaacggaggaaaaaaacaaagagttaaacgtaaataaaacatatgaaaACGGAACGATAACTTAATCGGAAATTCTTGTGTGTAACCAGAGTGAACTACTGGTGTAAAAATTCATAAATTCTCTTCAAGCCATCTTTGGTCActtctgtggcagcagaaaccAACTGTAAGTAATTGACAATTATTTGACTCACAGTGGGTTTTTGGTTGTCTGTTTCATGCAGGTATTCTTCCTGCATGTTATGTTCCTAAGTTGTTTAGTGCTCATTGCATCTATCCCTCCCCATGCAATACACATAAGACGACAGTTACAAGATAACAACCAAACGTGTTGACTGTTCAATGGcttcaaaatgtaaacaatgtcaCAAAAAAAGATTGGATTCTTTGAGTTATAACCCTATAAAACAACcagatttttattatatttatgtgtAGCATGTTTCCTTCCttataagaaaagaaaaaaaaacattattctgtATTGTCTACCACAGATGTGACCAATGACTTTTAGTCTACTTGACCTGTAAACAGAGAAGCCAAACT includes:
- the ano5b gene encoding anoctamin-5b isoform X2, whose translation is MRRLTGKAKEETLIELQSTTDSQMTDESSGNGISSLSEGTHLPGHSETEGLRPNRDTVFFRDGVRRIDFVLSYVDDKDEKKQERRKAFEANLEKTGLELETEDKSESKDQKTYFLKIHAPWDVLATYADVLNIKVPFKESDMQHGQDVHLNWLSCPFRLPDHIMHPQTDYFTYPFDKNKVDFFLINDKETFFPPSTRNRIVFYILARVPYYSEGRMEREKTGIKRLLSNGTYTAAFPLHDCRYWKKNTKCESERFNLYSHWAGFLCFYKEQPLNLIRKYYGEKIGIYFAWLGFYTEMLFLAAVMGVICFIYGLLSYGDNKSSKEICDQNIGGSIVMCPLCDKKCPFWTLNSTCLSSWQSHLFDNEGTVFFAIFMGIWVTLFLEFWKRRQARLEYEWDLVDFEEEQQQLQIRPEFEIKCTNRRKNKITQEMEPYLPVTSKCARFIFSGTTVILWVSLIVACIIGVIAYRLAVYAAFASIIKDPMRKIQLVGRFITPQLATSVTASCINFVIIMILNFLYERVAIWITDMEIPKTHLEYENRLTIKMFLFQFVNYYSSCFYVAFFKGKFVGYPGKYSYMFGNMTKLRNEECDPGGCLIELTTQLVIVMAGKQLWGNIQEALLPLMRNWWSSRKGRHNPVNHYSRWEQDYVLLNFSQIGLFYEYLEMVIQFGFITLFVASFPLAPLLALCNNILEIRVDAWKFTTQFRRPVASKARNIGAWQEILNAVAILSVVTNAFIMAFTSDMIPRMVYLYAYSKDASMSGYINNSLSVYSISQIHPDNMPEDYWHDNSTSTCRYRDYRYPPGHEKQYTHTMQFWHILAAKMAFIIIMEHVVFVVKFFVAWLIPDVPSDVKARIKRERYLIQEYLHKYEVERLKLQLSASFITEPQSETSLTPDKHEVVSECS
- the ano5b gene encoding anoctamin-5b isoform X1, coding for MRRLTGKAKEETLIELQSTTDSQMTDGPAVLTAFRINLHSDESSGNGISSLSEGTHLPGHSETEGLRPNRDTVFFRDGVRRIDFVLSYVDDKDEKKQERRKAFEANLEKTGLELETEDKSESKDQKTYFLKIHAPWDVLATYADVLNIKVPFKESDMQHGQDVHLNWLSCPFRLPDHIMHPQTDYFTYPFDKNKVDFFLINDKETFFPPSTRNRIVFYILARVPYYSEGRMEREKTGIKRLLSNGTYTAAFPLHDCRYWKKNTKCESERFNLYSHWAGFLCFYKEQPLNLIRKYYGEKIGIYFAWLGFYTEMLFLAAVMGVICFIYGLLSYGDNKSSKEICDQNIGGSIVMCPLCDKKCPFWTLNSTCLSSWQSHLFDNEGTVFFAIFMGIWVTLFLEFWKRRQARLEYEWDLVDFEEEQQQLQIRPEFEIKCTNRRKNKITQEMEPYLPVTSKCARFIFSGTTVILWVSLIVACIIGVIAYRLAVYAAFASIIKDPMRKIQLVGRFITPQLATSVTASCINFVIIMILNFLYERVAIWITDMEIPKTHLEYENRLTIKMFLFQFVNYYSSCFYVAFFKGKFVGYPGKYSYMFGNMTKLRNEECDPGGCLIELTTQLVIVMAGKQLWGNIQEALLPLMRNWWSSRKGRHNPVNHYSRWEQDYVLLNFSQIGLFYEYLEMVIQFGFITLFVASFPLAPLLALCNNILEIRVDAWKFTTQFRRPVASKARNIGAWQEILNAVAILSVVTNAFIMAFTSDMIPRMVYLYAYSKDASMSGYINNSLSVYSISQIHPDNMPEDYWHDNSTSTCRYRDYRYPPGHEKQYTHTMQFWHILAAKMAFIIIMEHVVFVVKFFVAWLIPDVPSDVKARIKRERYLIQEYLHKYEVERLKLQLSASFITEPQSETSLTPDKHEVVSECS